One genomic region from Listeria monocytogenes encodes:
- a CDS encoding formate--tetrahydrofolate ligase, translated as MSNKVKSDIEIASKAEILPVTTIAEHLGLDADALELYGKYKAKLSYDTIHSLKDKEPGKLVLVTAINPTPAGEGKSTVTVGLGDALSKKDKKTVIALREPSLGPTMGIKGGATGGGYAQVIPMEDINLHFTGDFHAITAANNALSAFIDNHMQQGNDLDIDGRRIVWKRVVDLNDRALRKVVVGLGGPIQGVPREDGFDITVASEIMAIICLASDLKDLKKRLSEIVIGYNYKKEPITVGEMGYEGALTLLLKDALKPNLVQTLEHTPAIVHGGPFANIAHGCNSVSATSTALRLGEYVVTEAGFGADLGAEKFLDIKVPALGKAPDCVVIVATIRALKMHGGALKTELSEENVDALAKGFTNLQKHTESIQTFGIPYVVAINKFITDSDAEVAKLEALCEEHGIPFSLTEVWEKGGDGGLELADKVIAAVESGAADYKRIYDDAWSMEEKLEAIVTKVYGGIGVELSSKAQKQIVEFKKYGWDRYPICMAKTQYSLSDDPTLLGRPTDFVIHIREFIPKLGAGFVVALTGDVMTMPGLPKKPAALNMDVDENGNAQGLF; from the coding sequence ATGTCAAATAAAGTGAAATCAGATATTGAAATTGCATCAAAAGCAGAAATTCTACCAGTTACGACTATTGCGGAACATTTAGGACTAGACGCAGATGCACTCGAACTTTACGGAAAGTATAAAGCAAAGTTATCCTATGATACCATTCACTCGCTAAAAGACAAAGAACCTGGAAAACTTGTCCTTGTAACAGCAATTAATCCAACGCCTGCTGGTGAAGGAAAATCGACTGTGACAGTTGGTCTTGGCGACGCACTCTCTAAAAAAGATAAAAAGACTGTTATCGCACTGCGCGAACCATCACTTGGACCTACTATGGGGATTAAAGGCGGGGCAACTGGTGGCGGCTATGCGCAAGTTATTCCAATGGAAGATATTAATTTACACTTTACAGGTGATTTTCATGCAATTACAGCAGCGAACAATGCTTTATCGGCATTTATTGATAACCATATGCAACAAGGGAATGACCTAGATATTGATGGCCGAAGAATCGTTTGGAAACGTGTGGTTGATTTGAACGACCGTGCGCTTCGAAAAGTAGTGGTTGGTCTAGGTGGTCCTATTCAAGGGGTTCCACGTGAGGATGGTTTTGATATTACAGTTGCTTCTGAAATCATGGCGATCATTTGTTTAGCAAGTGATTTAAAAGATTTAAAGAAACGCTTAAGCGAAATTGTCATCGGTTATAACTATAAAAAAGAACCAATTACGGTTGGCGAAATGGGTTACGAAGGCGCTTTAACATTACTATTAAAAGATGCTTTAAAACCTAATTTGGTGCAAACATTAGAGCATACACCTGCCATCGTACATGGTGGACCTTTTGCGAATATTGCTCATGGATGTAATAGTGTTTCTGCGACAAGCACGGCGCTTCGACTAGGTGAATATGTTGTCACAGAAGCTGGATTTGGCGCAGACCTTGGTGCAGAGAAATTTTTAGATATTAAAGTTCCTGCCCTTGGAAAAGCTCCAGATTGCGTTGTTATTGTAGCAACGATTCGCGCACTGAAAATGCACGGTGGCGCTTTAAAAACAGAGCTAAGCGAGGAAAATGTCGATGCGCTAGCTAAAGGCTTTACTAACTTACAAAAACATACGGAATCAATTCAAACATTTGGTATTCCTTATGTGGTAGCAATTAATAAATTTATCACTGATTCTGACGCGGAAGTAGCGAAATTAGAAGCGCTATGCGAAGAACACGGGATTCCTTTCTCCCTGACAGAAGTTTGGGAAAAAGGTGGCGATGGCGGCCTGGAACTCGCGGATAAAGTAATTGCGGCAGTGGAAAGCGGCGCAGCGGACTACAAACGTATTTATGATGATGCGTGGTCGATGGAAGAAAAACTAGAGGCGATTGTGACGAAAGTATACGGCGGTATTGGTGTGGAACTTTCTAGCAAGGCGCAAAAACAAATCGTTGAATTCAAAAAATATGGTTGGGATCGTTATCCGATTTGTATGGCAAAAACACAATATTCGTTATCGGATGATCCGACGTTGCTTGGTCGTCCAACTGATTTCGTGATTCATATTCGCGAATTTATTCCAAAACTTGGTGCTGGCTTTGTTGTTGCTTTAACAGGTGACGTGATGACAATGCCGGGCTTACCAAAAAAACCAGCGGCATTAAATATGGATGTCGATGAAAATGGTAACGCGCAAGGTTTATTTTAA
- the mntR gene encoding transcriptional regulator MntR, with the protein MPTPSMEDYIEKIYSLIETKGYARVSDIADELFVHPSSVTKMVQKLDKDEYLIYEKYRGLILTPKGTQMGKRLLERHALLESFLSIIGVDPSHIYHDVEGIEHHLSWNSIDRIGDVVQFFENHPDALKTLKAMETTKPETKE; encoded by the coding sequence ATGCCAACACCTAGTATGGAAGATTATATTGAAAAAATCTATTCCCTTATTGAGACGAAAGGTTATGCCAGGGTTTCGGATATTGCTGATGAGCTATTTGTCCATCCTTCCTCTGTAACAAAAATGGTGCAGAAACTGGATAAGGACGAATATTTAATCTATGAAAAATACCGTGGATTAATTTTGACACCTAAAGGAACACAAATGGGGAAAAGGCTCCTAGAAAGACATGCATTACTAGAGAGTTTTTTAAGTATTATTGGCGTAGATCCGTCCCATATTTATCATGATGTGGAAGGTATTGAACACCACTTGAGTTGGAACTCGATTGACCGAATTGGGGATGTTGTGCAATTTTTTGAAAATCATCCAGATGCGCTTAAGACGCTCAAGGCAATGGAGACGACGAAACCAGAAACAAAGGAATAA
- the cspD gene encoding cold-shock protein CspD — translation MQNGKVKWFNNEKGYGFIESDGGEDIFVHFTAIQGDGYKSLEEGQAVTFEVVEGNRGAQAANVEKA, via the coding sequence ATGCAAAATGGGAAAGTAAAATGGTTTAACAATGAAAAGGGTTACGGTTTTATCGAATCAGACGGCGGCGAAGATATTTTCGTTCACTTCACAGCGATCCAAGGTGACGGCTACAAATCTTTAGAAGAAGGCCAAGCGGTAACATTTGAAGTAGTTGAAGGTAATCGCGGCGCTCAAGCAGCTAACGTAGAAAAAGCCTAA
- a CDS encoding ribonuclease HI family protein, with translation MEVFVDGASAGNPGPSGAGIVLKADGIYEQFAIPLAVMTNHEAEFIAIKLGLEEALKKQATLIRLYSDSKVAIEAIHKRHAKNPLFKPHLDAILEMADSLELFFAEWRNVSQNKQADQLARQAIKKQKQPGVK, from the coding sequence ATGGAAGTTTTCGTTGATGGTGCAAGCGCTGGAAACCCTGGACCAAGTGGGGCTGGAATCGTCCTAAAAGCAGATGGCATCTATGAACAATTTGCTATCCCACTCGCAGTTATGACAAATCATGAGGCTGAATTTATCGCAATTAAACTTGGGCTAGAAGAAGCCTTAAAAAAACAAGCTACATTAATTCGTTTATACTCTGATTCGAAAGTTGCGATTGAAGCAATCCATAAACGACATGCGAAAAATCCTTTATTCAAGCCTCATTTAGACGCAATTTTAGAAATGGCTGATTCGCTAGAGTTGTTTTTTGCTGAGTGGCGTAATGTAAGTCAAAATAAACAAGCCGACCAACTTGCACGTCAGGCTATAAAAAAACAGAAGCAACCTGGAGTCAAATAA
- a CDS encoding 5'-3' exonuclease yields MTENRENLLVVDGMALLFRAFYATAVSKQFMFNQQGIPTNGVQGFMRHMFAAIRQSNPTHTLICWDMGSQTFRNELYDGYKAGRTAPPEEMIPQFDLAKEVAAGFGFVNLGVPGFEADDCIGTITVQASNTIATTVLSGDKDLLQLIAPTNDVWIMQKGYGNYKRYDEATFFEEMGISPRQFIDVKALMGDTSDGYPGVRGIGEKTAIKLIQEYESIEGVLNNLDKLKPAQQTKIQEDLAMLELSQKLARIHTEVPLEIDLPSLKYDGFREDAFAVVEKYGLKTLTRDIE; encoded by the coding sequence ATGACAGAAAATCGAGAAAATTTGCTCGTTGTTGATGGAATGGCACTACTTTTCCGAGCATTTTATGCAACAGCCGTTTCCAAACAATTTATGTTTAACCAACAGGGGATACCGACGAATGGGGTGCAAGGTTTTATGCGCCACATGTTTGCAGCGATTCGCCAGAGTAACCCAACGCATACACTAATTTGCTGGGATATGGGGTCGCAAACATTTCGAAATGAATTATATGATGGTTATAAAGCTGGTAGAACAGCGCCGCCAGAAGAAATGATTCCGCAGTTTGATTTAGCGAAAGAGGTAGCTGCTGGATTTGGCTTTGTCAATTTAGGTGTGCCGGGTTTTGAAGCAGATGACTGTATTGGAACAATTACCGTTCAAGCGAGTAATACGATCGCCACCACTGTGTTAAGTGGCGACAAGGATTTACTGCAACTAATCGCACCGACGAATGATGTTTGGATTATGCAAAAAGGTTATGGCAATTATAAACGATATGATGAAGCAACATTTTTTGAAGAGATGGGTATTTCCCCAAGACAATTTATTGATGTGAAAGCATTAATGGGCGACACTTCAGATGGTTATCCGGGAGTACGTGGAATCGGTGAAAAAACAGCAATTAAACTTATTCAAGAATATGAGTCGATTGAGGGAGTTCTAAACAACCTTGATAAACTGAAGCCGGCCCAACAAACCAAAATTCAAGAAGACTTAGCGATGCTAGAATTAAGTCAAAAATTAGCTCGGATTCATACAGAAGTTCCGCTAGAGATAGACTTGCCTAGCTTGAAATATGACGGATTCCGCGAAGATGCTTTTGCTGTAGTTGAAAAATACGGTTTAAAAACGTTAACTCGGGATATCGAATAA
- the rpsN gene encoding 30S ribosomal protein S14, translating into MAKKSKVAKHERQQALVEQYAELRRTLKAEGRYDELRKLPRDSSPSRLHNRCELTGRPHGYMRKFGMSRIRFRELAHQGQLPGVTKASW; encoded by the coding sequence ATGGCTAAAAAATCAAAAGTTGCTAAACATGAACGCCAACAAGCACTTGTAGAACAATATGCGGAGCTACGCCGAACACTAAAAGCAGAAGGCCGTTATGACGAGTTGCGCAAATTACCACGTGATTCATCCCCGTCCCGACTACACAATCGCTGTGAGCTAACTGGACGTCCACATGGCTACATGCGTAAATTTGGTATGTCACGGATTCGTTTTCGTGAACTAGCACATCAAGGACAATTACCCGGCGTGACAAAAGCAAGCTGGTAA
- the chiA gene encoding chitinase ChiA, with product MNGKQVMVGGLSLLLVGAGLGAFGSTAQAATDDASVMPDISNKQVLVGYWHSWKSSGKDGYQQGTSADIALKDTPKAYNVVDVSFMKGDGVNRIPTFKPVGINDSDFRAQVGALNKEGRAVLLALGGADGHVELKAGDEEAFANEIIRQVETYGFDGLDIDLEQSAITAGDNKTVIPAALKIVKDHYKAEGKNFLITMAPEFPYLKPGSAYESYLTSLANYYDYIAPQLYNQGGDGVWVDETNQWIAQNNDTLKESFLYYMADSFINGTRGYLKIPANKFVFGLPANVDAAATGYVTDPQIVKNVFTRLQAKGTPVKGIMTWSVNWDAGKNKAGVPYNNSFSNAYGPIVGTK from the coding sequence ATGAATGGAAAACAAGTAATGGTTGGTGGTTTGTCTTTACTTTTAGTTGGTGCGGGACTGGGGGCATTTGGCAGTACAGCACAAGCGGCGACGGATGACGCTTCTGTGATGCCAGATATTTCTAACAAACAGGTGCTAGTTGGGTACTGGCATAGTTGGAAATCTTCCGGAAAAGATGGCTATCAACAAGGGACTTCGGCAGATATAGCACTGAAGGATACACCGAAAGCTTATAACGTGGTAGATGTTTCCTTTATGAAGGGAGACGGAGTAAATCGTATTCCAACATTTAAACCTGTGGGAATAAATGATAGCGATTTCAGAGCACAAGTCGGCGCATTAAATAAAGAAGGTCGGGCCGTTCTTTTGGCACTAGGTGGAGCAGATGGACACGTGGAACTAAAAGCTGGGGATGAAGAGGCGTTCGCGAATGAAATTATCCGCCAAGTAGAAACATATGGCTTTGATGGATTAGACATCGACTTAGAACAAAGTGCGATTACCGCGGGAGATAATAAAACGGTTATCCCAGCTGCGCTAAAAATCGTCAAAGATCATTATAAAGCGGAAGGAAAAAATTTCTTAATAACGATGGCACCAGAATTTCCTTATTTAAAACCAGGTAGTGCCTACGAAAGCTACCTAACCTCACTTGCTAATTATTATGACTATATTGCGCCACAACTATACAACCAAGGTGGCGATGGTGTTTGGGTTGATGAAACAAACCAATGGATTGCGCAAAATAATGATACATTAAAAGAATCTTTCTTATATTATATGGCGGACTCCTTTATTAACGGTACTCGCGGTTACTTGAAAATCCCGGCTAATAAATTCGTGTTTGGTTTACCAGCCAATGTGGATGCAGCCGCAACTGGTTATGTAACAGATCCACAAATCGTCAAAAATGTTTTCACTCGTTTACAAGCAAAAGGTACGCCAGTGAAAGGGATTATGACTTGGTCTGTTAACTGGGATGCAGGTAAAAATAAAGCAGGAGTGCCGTACAATAATAGTTTCTCCAATGCATATGGTCCAATCGTTGGAACAAAATAA
- a CDS encoding nucleobase:cation symporter-2 family protein — protein sequence MLGKGKIAALGFQHVLAMYAGAVIVPLLIGGALGFNGEEMTYLVSIDIFMCGIATLLQLTVNRFFGIGLPVVLGCAVQAIAPIILIGQDMGIGAIYGSIIVSGLFVLLIAPFFSKVVRFFPPVVTGSVVTVIGLTLIPVAINNLAGGEGAKDFGSMYNLGLGFGTLLLIILVYRFGQGFSKAIAVLIGLVGGSLFAALYKGISLGPVSEASWFHMPKPFYFGTPTFEWPAIITMILIALVSMVESTGVYFALSDITERKLTQKDLTRGYRAEGLAIMLGGVFNTFPYTAYSQNVGLVQLSGIKTRKVIYAAAGFLIVLGLIPKIGAVTTIIPTPVLGGAMVAMFGMVVAQGIKMLGKVNFTSQENLLIIACAVGVGLGVTVVPDLFNAFPSFVRLFTSNGIVAGSVTAITLNIIFNMIPHRKDKKVADPEPQHAK from the coding sequence ATGTTAGGTAAAGGGAAAATTGCAGCTTTAGGATTTCAACATGTTCTAGCAATGTATGCTGGAGCGGTGATTGTTCCACTATTAATTGGTGGAGCATTAGGTTTTAACGGAGAAGAAATGACCTACTTAGTTTCGATTGATATTTTTATGTGCGGGATTGCAACATTGCTTCAATTAACGGTAAACCGCTTCTTTGGAATTGGTTTACCAGTTGTACTTGGATGTGCGGTTCAAGCCATTGCGCCGATTATTTTAATTGGACAAGATATGGGCATTGGCGCGATTTACGGTTCGATTATTGTTTCAGGACTTTTTGTATTATTAATAGCACCATTTTTCTCCAAAGTTGTACGATTTTTCCCTCCTGTTGTGACTGGTTCGGTTGTAACAGTGATTGGTTTAACACTTATTCCCGTTGCAATTAATAATCTTGCTGGTGGAGAAGGAGCAAAAGATTTTGGCTCAATGTATAATCTCGGCCTTGGTTTTGGAACATTACTTTTAATTATTTTAGTGTATCGTTTTGGACAAGGGTTTTCGAAGGCGATTGCTGTTTTAATAGGTCTGGTTGGCGGTTCACTTTTTGCAGCGCTTTATAAAGGAATCTCGCTTGGTCCAGTGAGTGAGGCGAGCTGGTTCCATATGCCGAAACCATTTTATTTCGGCACACCGACATTTGAGTGGCCGGCGATTATTACGATGATTTTAATTGCGCTTGTCAGTATGGTGGAATCGACGGGAGTATATTTCGCTTTATCTGATATTACCGAACGCAAATTAACGCAAAAAGATTTAACACGTGGTTACCGGGCAGAAGGGCTTGCGATTATGCTTGGCGGTGTATTTAATACATTCCCTTATACGGCTTATTCACAAAACGTTGGACTCGTTCAACTTTCTGGTATTAAAACGCGTAAAGTGATTTATGCGGCGGCTGGTTTTCTTATTGTTCTTGGTTTGATTCCAAAAATTGGTGCAGTGACAACGATTATTCCGACACCAGTTCTCGGCGGCGCTATGGTCGCAATGTTCGGCATGGTTGTCGCACAAGGCATTAAGATGCTTGGAAAAGTTAATTTCACTTCTCAAGAAAACTTGTTAATTATTGCATGCGCAGTTGGTGTTGGCTTAGGCGTAACAGTTGTACCAGATTTATTTAATGCTTTTCCATCCTTTGTTCGTTTATTTACGAGTAATGGAATTGTTGCGGGTAGTGTGACAGCAATTACACTGAATATCATTTTCAATATGATTCCACATCGCAAAGATAAAAAAGTAGCAGATCCAGAACCGCAACATGCGAAGTGA
- a CDS encoding xanthine phosphoribosyltransferase, whose product MKLLEEFIQEKGTVLPGNVLKVDAFLNHQIDPVLMQAMGNEFAKRFQDFGITKIVTIESSGIAPAVFAGLALSVPVVFARKKKSVTLTDNLFTSTVYSYTKKESNDISVSKQFLTADDTILVIDDFLANGQAALGLLEIAEHAGAKVAGIGIVIEKSFQQGRELLNKTGIPVYSLARIASLENEEILFLEEE is encoded by the coding sequence TTGAAATTACTGGAAGAGTTTATTCAAGAAAAAGGTACGGTTTTACCGGGGAATGTTTTAAAAGTAGATGCTTTTTTAAATCACCAAATTGATCCGGTTTTAATGCAAGCGATGGGAAATGAATTTGCTAAACGGTTCCAAGATTTTGGGATTACGAAAATTGTAACGATTGAATCATCGGGTATCGCACCCGCCGTTTTTGCAGGGCTCGCGCTCTCCGTACCAGTCGTGTTTGCACGCAAGAAAAAATCAGTGACATTAACGGACAATTTATTCACAAGCACTGTCTATTCGTACACTAAAAAAGAATCTAATGATATTTCTGTATCAAAACAATTTTTAACAGCAGATGATACGATTTTAGTTATTGATGATTTTCTGGCAAATGGTCAGGCGGCACTCGGCTTACTTGAAATTGCAGAACATGCCGGAGCAAAGGTGGCGGGAATTGGGATTGTGATTGAAAAATCTTTCCAACAAGGTCGCGAATTATTAAATAAAACAGGGATTCCAGTTTATTCACTAGCACGAATTGCCTCACTTGAAAACGAAGAAATCTTATTTTTAGAGGAGGAATAG
- a CDS encoding carboxypeptidase M32 → MVETLEEEFLAYIKKMEALEEALALVYWDLRTGAPAKGMEGRSDVIGVLSEEIFNMQTSEEMAAFIAGLNQDKENLSEITRKTLEESQKTYDLNKKIPSKEYAEYTKLVAQAETAWTTAREQNDFAAFEPFLTKILEMKRKFVEYWGYEENKYDTLLDQYEPGVTVSVLDSVFEKVRDGIMAIREKIENEGVKPDATILNTKISEAKQKEFSIRILNKMGFDFEAGRLDETVHPFATGLNTGDVRITTRYNENDFKMAVFGTIHEGGHAIYEQNFDAALVGTPLANGASMGIHESQSLFYEIIIGSSLAFWKSNYADFQAITKPAFDQVKLEDFYRAVNISESSLIRIEADTLTYPLHIMIRYELEKALINGELEVKDLPKAWGDKYEEYLGIRPDNDTNGVLQDIHWAGGDFGYFPSYALGLMYAAQFFNQMQKEIPNIDAIIASDDYSELKIWLTEHVHKFGKTKKPLEILTDTTGEGLNPTYLLDLLEKRYAYVYQFNK, encoded by the coding sequence TTGGTAGAAACATTAGAAGAGGAATTTTTAGCGTATATTAAAAAGATGGAAGCTCTAGAAGAAGCACTCGCATTAGTTTACTGGGATCTTCGTACAGGCGCGCCGGCAAAAGGGATGGAAGGCCGTTCGGATGTTATTGGCGTTCTTTCTGAAGAGATTTTCAATATGCAAACGTCAGAAGAAATGGCTGCTTTTATTGCTGGACTTAATCAAGATAAAGAAAATCTATCCGAAATCACTCGTAAAACTTTAGAAGAATCTCAAAAAACATATGATTTAAATAAAAAAATCCCAAGTAAAGAATATGCAGAGTATACAAAGCTGGTAGCGCAAGCGGAAACCGCATGGACAACAGCACGCGAACAAAATGATTTTGCAGCATTTGAACCATTCCTAACAAAAATTCTAGAAATGAAGCGTAAATTCGTTGAGTATTGGGGTTATGAAGAAAATAAATATGACACATTACTTGATCAATATGAGCCTGGCGTAACCGTTTCTGTGCTTGATTCCGTGTTTGAAAAAGTACGTGACGGCATTATGGCGATTCGTGAAAAAATCGAAAACGAAGGTGTGAAGCCAGATGCGACGATATTAAACACGAAAATATCCGAAGCAAAACAAAAAGAATTTAGTATTCGCATTTTGAATAAGATGGGCTTTGATTTTGAAGCAGGACGTTTAGATGAAACGGTTCATCCGTTTGCAACAGGCTTAAATACAGGTGATGTTCGTATTACGACACGCTATAACGAAAATGATTTTAAAATGGCTGTTTTTGGAACGATTCATGAAGGCGGTCATGCGATTTATGAACAAAATTTTGACGCAGCACTTGTAGGTACTCCGCTTGCCAATGGGGCTTCCATGGGGATTCATGAGTCGCAATCATTATTCTATGAAATTATTATCGGCTCTAGTTTAGCATTTTGGAAAAGTAATTATGCTGACTTCCAAGCGATTACAAAACCTGCTTTTGATCAGGTGAAGCTGGAAGATTTCTACCGTGCTGTGAATATCTCTGAAAGTTCGCTGATTCGAATTGAAGCTGATACATTAACTTACCCGCTACATATTATGATTCGTTATGAACTAGAAAAAGCGCTTATTAACGGTGAATTAGAAGTGAAAGATTTACCGAAAGCATGGGGCGACAAGTACGAAGAATATCTAGGTATTCGTCCAGATAATGATACAAATGGTGTTCTGCAAGATATTCACTGGGCTGGTGGCGATTTTGGTTACTTCCCATCCTACGCACTTGGCTTAATGTACGCAGCACAGTTCTTTAACCAAATGCAAAAAGAAATTCCGAATATCGATGCGATTATTGCAAGTGATGATTATTCGGAACTCAAAATATGGTTGACTGAACATGTGCATAAATTTGGTAAAACAAAGAAACCTTTAGAAATTTTAACAGATACAACGGGAGAGGGCTTGAATCCAACGTATTTGCTAGATTTACTAGAAAAAAGATACGCTTATGTTTACCAATTCAATAAGTAA
- a CDS encoding THUMP domain-containing class I SAM-dependent RNA methyltransferase, which produces MKTFQLVATAASGLEAIVGKEVARLGYDPKVENGKVYFEGDLSAIARANLWLRVADRVKIVVGVFKATTFDELFEKTKALPWEDYLPLDAQFPVAGKSVKSTLYSVPDCQAIVKKAIVNRVSEKYRRSGRLMETGALFKLEVSILKDEVTLTIDTSGAGLHKRGYRLAQGSAPIKETMAAALVLLTSWHPDRPFYDPVCGSGTIPIEAALIGQNIAPGFNREFVSETWDWMPKQIWADARQEAEDLANYDQPLNIIGGDIDARLIEIAKQNAVEAGLGDLITFRQLQVADFQTEDEYGVVVANPPYGERLEDEEAVRQLYREMGIVYKRMPTWSVYVLTSYELFEEVYGKKATKKRKLYNGYLRTDLYQYWGPRKPRPKKED; this is translated from the coding sequence ATGAAAACATTTCAGTTGGTGGCAACGGCTGCTTCGGGTTTAGAGGCAATTGTTGGGAAAGAAGTAGCGCGCTTAGGCTATGACCCAAAAGTAGAAAACGGTAAAGTATATTTTGAAGGAGATTTATCTGCAATTGCTAGAGCCAATCTATGGCTTCGTGTAGCTGACCGGGTGAAAATTGTGGTTGGCGTTTTTAAAGCAACCACATTTGATGAACTGTTTGAAAAGACGAAAGCTCTACCTTGGGAAGATTATTTGCCGCTAGATGCACAGTTTCCTGTGGCTGGAAAATCAGTTAAGTCAACACTTTATAGTGTGCCTGACTGTCAAGCAATTGTGAAAAAAGCCATCGTTAATCGTGTCAGTGAAAAATATCGTCGTTCTGGTCGTTTGATGGAAACAGGCGCGTTATTTAAGTTAGAAGTTTCTATTTTAAAAGATGAAGTGACGCTAACAATTGATACTAGTGGCGCGGGATTACATAAACGTGGTTACCGTTTAGCACAAGGTAGTGCGCCAATCAAAGAAACAATGGCGGCGGCACTTGTATTACTTACGAGTTGGCATCCGGATAGACCGTTTTATGACCCTGTATGTGGTTCTGGGACGATTCCAATTGAGGCAGCACTAATTGGACAAAATATTGCGCCAGGTTTCAATCGTGAATTCGTATCAGAAACATGGGACTGGATGCCGAAGCAAATTTGGGCAGATGCGAGACAAGAAGCCGAAGATTTAGCTAACTATGATCAACCGCTAAACATTATTGGTGGCGATATTGATGCTCGTTTAATTGAAATTGCGAAACAAAATGCTGTCGAAGCTGGTCTTGGGGACTTAATTACCTTTAGACAACTACAAGTAGCTGATTTCCAAACAGAAGATGAGTACGGGGTTGTTGTCGCGAATCCACCGTACGGGGAACGTTTAGAAGACGAGGAAGCAGTGCGCCAACTATACCGCGAAATGGGTATTGTTTACAAACGTATGCCGACATGGTCTGTGTATGTGCTGACTTCTTATGAACTTTTTGAAGAAGTTTATGGTAAAAAAGCGACGAAAAAACGGAAATTATATAATGGTTACTTGCGCACAGATTTATATCAATATTGGGGTCCAAGAAAACCACGTCCTAAAAAAGAAGATTGA
- the gpsB gene encoding cell division regulator GpsB yields the protein MTSEQFEYHLTGKEILEKEFKTGLRGYSPEDVDEFLDMVIKDYSTFTQEIEALQAENIRLVQELDNAPLRTSTQPAPTFQAAAQPAGTTNFDILKRLSNLEKHVFGNKLDDNE from the coding sequence ATGACTTCGGAACAATTTGAGTATCACTTAACAGGCAAAGAAATTTTGGAAAAAGAATTTAAAACTGGGCTTCGTGGTTATAGTCCTGAAGATGTTGATGAGTTTTTAGACATGGTTATTAAAGATTACAGTACATTTACTCAAGAAATCGAAGCGCTTCAAGCTGAAAATATTCGACTTGTACAAGAGCTTGATAATGCACCGCTTAGAACTTCAACACAACCAGCTCCAACTTTCCAAGCAGCGGCACAACCTGCTGGAACAACCAACTTTGATATTCTAAAGCGTCTTTCTAATTTAGAAAAACATGTTTTTGGAAATAAGCTGGACGATAACGAATAG
- a CDS encoding DUF1273 domain-containing protein, with the protein MKSIAVTGYKNFELGIFKKDADEAVYIKETIKRHLLPLVEDGLEWVIISGQLGIELWAGDVVAELKADYPIKLAILEPFEKQSANWNEANQLWASEVLEKADYHAFITKRPYESPAQFAARDGFIIDNTDGALLVYDLEKEGSPKFFYDRATQAKEQSNYYIDCIDFYALQEVVEDMNQTF; encoded by the coding sequence GTGAAATCCATCGCAGTGACGGGGTATAAAAATTTTGAACTTGGAATTTTTAAAAAGGATGCAGATGAAGCGGTTTATATAAAAGAAACAATTAAACGGCATTTGCTTCCACTCGTGGAAGATGGGCTTGAATGGGTGATTATTTCTGGTCAGCTAGGGATTGAACTTTGGGCTGGCGATGTGGTTGCAGAATTAAAAGCAGACTATCCGATTAAACTAGCAATCCTTGAACCATTTGAAAAGCAAAGTGCTAACTGGAATGAAGCGAACCAATTATGGGCGAGCGAAGTACTAGAAAAAGCCGACTACCATGCTTTTATTACGAAGCGTCCTTATGAAAGTCCAGCGCAATTTGCAGCAAGAGATGGCTTTATTATTGATAATACAGACGGCGCGTTACTTGTATATGATTTAGAAAAAGAAGGTTCGCCGAAATTTTTTTATGACCGAGCGACTCAAGCAAAAGAACAGTCTAATTATTATATAGACTGCATTGATTTTTATGCACTCCAAGAAGTTGTAGAGGACATGAATCAAACCTTTTAA